ATGAAGAATTGCAAATTACTTTCCGACTTCCTAAACTTAGATCCTAGTAAATAATCATAATCTAACTAATTGGATCGTTCATCTCCCCCAAGGTCAACCCTAGCccacaacaataacaaaaactgCACAACTAAACAAATGTCACAGCAGAAAACACGTTAGTAGAAGAAGATAAAGTGTTGAGAAGCGCAGGGGAATAGAACCAATAATAAAACAACAAAGTTGACATGTGCCTTTGGTGAGCTAGGAATGTCAGATGAATTGATAGTAGTGAGGACCAAAGTAGTGTTCGATTTTTCTAAGATTGGGACATGGGTCTTTTGAATAAATATTAGTCAGCTAATTTTTGGCATttatttatggaaaaaaaacagcacaaaaaaaactacaaacCTATACTAGTCACACAGCACGACTGGACTAAAGTGCAACTTGCATGCAACTTTGAATCGTAAGATTCAGCAGCGAATCGGGAATCGTAAGATCCAGCTTCCAAATAGGACATACTGTATGAATCCATGATCATTTAAGATTCACACTGTGATACGTATCGCTGCCTCAAGAATTTGTATCGTATTGAGATATGTATCGTACGTATCGTTGATAACCATGTTGGAGTCAGTTATTAGGAGAAAAGTAGTGGATTCAGTTATTAGGAATGGGCAGTTGGGGAAGTTTCTATGTATACTGGTACCATGGTAAATTAGGGAAGTGGTTTTAGTGAATCAGAACTGTCAAGAGAATCTAAGGAGCCTCTCGGATTGTTGTCTCAATGGTACAACACTGATCAACCTTGTCCCAGAGTGGGTCAAGGGAGAATCAGAGTTTTTGTATGAAAAATATATCTGGGTTGGTCAGATACTTCCCAGACACGATTACATCATCCGGCGGACGACCTCGTCAGGCGTGGACAGTTCGATGTCACTTATGTTTCTTAGTCGCCCCTTCCAGCGGGTTGTATGTTTACTGCCATTGTTAGCACTTACTTTCATTAGTTGCCCCTTGTGGCGGGTTGTATGTTTATGACGTCATGTTGGCGACCTATATGCTTTATAGAGGGCGAGCTTCGTTGTCAAAGTTGAGATTATTAGAACGATGTAGCCTGGAAGGCTAGTTTTCGGGGGACACCCTGGGGTATTGGTGGTGACAGCCAATTGAAGGGTTATCTCCATAATTAGTCATCTAAGAGTGACATGTGTTCATTGAGACTTGAGACAATTAAGACACACTTTACCCTCTTGCTTCGAGCGCGGTGTCTAGtgggcttgtggactgggcCTGCCCATGATAGGACCCGCCCAGAGTTAGAGCTTGGTGTGACTATAGGATCTCTTAGTGAGGCCTCCTTAGGGCGACCAGCTGCATCTTTAGCTAGAATAGGGCGATTTGTCTTTTGTCAGGACTCTTGGGCCGAGGATTTATGAGGCCCAAGAGCCCAATTAGGCTAGCATGAGGGTTTAGACcaccccactataaaagggaaggtcacTCATTGTAAATGTGATCCATTCATTATTATATTACACTTGGATGTTTCTCCTTTCTATGTCTTCTAGGGTTTCCTTAGAAGGtgtatggttttggccttggcTAGGTTCCAGAACAATATCTACTGCACTTCTTATGCCAGTGTAACAACAAGAAAGGAAGAGCATAAATTActcaaagaaaaataagaatagAAGAGAATTGGAGGACAATAAAAAAGCATAATAAAAAGAAGAGGATTAGATAATAGAAATACATAAAAGAGAATTGGAAGGCAAAAACAAAtacaaaaaagaataaaaaggaTAGAAAGGGTACAAACAAACAGGCCAGAATATGGGATACTATCATACCAGACATTATAtgcttaattaaaataaatagaagTGGCAAACTCAATCTAAAAAACAAGGCATGTACCTCACACCAATCCAGGCAGTCAATGGCTTTGAAAGTAGTTGGCTCCTCTTTTAATATCTTATTTGCCCCCCTAAAAGCTCTCCACATCACCATTGGGTGCCAGCTAAGGCCACTAGCCTTTTCAAAAACATTCCTAACTATAACAGGTTCACCTCTTATCCAGTGCCTTTGGAAATGCTCATATTCTGTGTCTCCCATGTCAACAGCATCCGGGCAGTACAAAAAGTTATCATGATTTGTTTCTCTAGAAGCTGCCTTCCTTAcagaattttgtgccagatctaCCACAAACCTATGGCACTGTAAACACCCTACCAAAAGATCAACACTAGGTGGATGATATTGGATAGTAAGCTCCTCCGCATTCCTAACCAACTTGTTCACCCAATTAGCTTCAAAAAGGCGCCTCAATGAAAGGATAGAAGTACCGCAACCTCCTCTAGCTTTTGGAGGGCAAGGAATCCTACCATTTATCTctgctctccaagcagaagttATAGGTGGTTCATCAATGGTTTCCTCATTACCACTAGCAGGAATATCTTCATAATGAAGTCCGTTTCTTAGTTCCATGCAACAAGTGAGACAAAGATCATACCTACAATTAGGATTGGGACAACTTCTGTGGAAATTGACAATGGATGTATTGCAATTGTCACTGTGACACAAGAAAATCAACAAAGTTGaatgacaaaatcataaaatcTCAGATACTATGAATAAAAATCAAGATGAATCAAATTTTCCAACAACTTAAACCTACGAAGTAAGAAAGTGAGATAGATTTGAGAACTGGAGTTAAAGCTAAAATCAGTTCAGAAGTTTACCTATCTGTGGTAATAAGAAAAACTAATTCCACAAACGCCAACCAAAAGAAGAGAGCATTGCTGCTTAACAATTTTCTTGCTCAAATATTAATTTATCTTTTAGTGGGTTTCAgcaaatattttatgaaaaaatttaGCTTTAGTAAATAGTATTTAAACAGGCAAAAAAGAGTAAAAGGGCTACAGCATCAATCAATCAATGCGTATACAAGTATCATAAGAATTTCAAAAGCACATCCCAAGCAGAAAGGAATCGATCAACACATTAAGATCATGGAAGATACTCAATCTAAATACCTCATGGGTTTCACATTTGACCAAAATAAGGCACAAAACAACCAATTACTCAGTAAGGGGTGCACAATGTACTTTTGAAAGTGCTTAAGGCAACTCAGGTCCATGCTTAATTCTACCTTTCTGTTAGACATGAGGATAGACCTGTTGTCACTAAAGTCTATCAAAGAAGGGGAAAAGAGAGGGTTAGTTAGACTTTGCCATGTGGCAGTTAGGTTGGTATATCTGATAGTGGGGAAAACAGTTAGAAAAAGGAATATAAATAGGAATTAGAGCTCAGTTAGAGTTAGTTCTGAAACTGGAAAATTGTGGAGAGAATTGGGACTCTCAAAATTCCCAGTGTTGTACTATTTCCTAACTCCAattgggattagggttcttGAATAACACAATTGGTATTCTGATTCTGCTTGAGTCTATCACTTTCTTTGTTAATACATGCAAACATACATTTCCTATTCTTTAGATCATATCAGATCATAATTCTACATTAATTAAAGTAAAACTAATTCATAAACAAAAAacattattaattaattcacAATAAACACAATTTTACTATCAACCATGAGGGTCCACGAGATAATACCAATAAACTCGATCATCATTATCAATCACTGACAATTGAATATCCTCTTCCATCAATGGGGAACCTGAGAAAATGGCACATTATTGTCCATTTGAAACCATCAGCCCATTAAGTTGATGACACTAATGAattataactaaattaaataacagtaccatgcatgctagcttctacTTCCATTTCTGATATCTGCTCCCGTTGGATATGTTGGAGTAAGGGCAGAGTTTTGTTAAGCAAGTACAGCAACTTTTGTAATATGACACCTGTATCAGCTTCACCACTCCCAGTCTGTGGATAACTTCACACTAAGTGCAAAGGCATAgcaaagaaaaaggaagaacaaTAATTTTCCAGAGAATAAAAGCACATACCATTACAGATATATCTTTCTTCAAGCACAATCGGCAATTGCAATTACCAAGACAAAAGGGACAAGCAATCTCTATCTCCTCTCTAGTTTTACCGGGGTACCTATATTTTCTAAATTAGTATCAATAGAACACCAGAGACTGTCTAAAATCAGCAAACATAATTagaattataaatattaatttgtgTTTGTATACTCTTAGTAAGCTAGTGGTTATTTTTCTCTGATGAAACATTCTCATTGGAtactcaaagaaaaaaaattacccttAGTGATACATTGGAAAGTAGAACCCTCAAAATAAATTGATTTAGTTAAAATTACCATTTTGTTATGCACTCATAACAATATTGCTTTCTTTTGCACTTGGCACAAATGACAACTCCACTCCAACTATTCCGCCAGCACTGGTGGCACCTTAAAATTCTCGTCTCCTTTTTCCTTTCAGTATCACCCTACAAACAGAAAGTAGTAAAAATATATTCACATTGATACCTTTAAGAACAAACGAATCAAACAGAAATATAAAGTCAAAAGAGAAACAATTTAATACTTTGGAACTAACAAATCTAAAGGAAATCTGTCAACACAGCCATTGTACAAGCATCACGTGACATTGCAGGTATCAAGTTAAATGAACAAGAATATAAAAGGCAACTCACCATCAATCCTGAAGAACGTAATCCATAGTCTATAGTTTCTTCAACTCCAACACCCTGAATATTCTTGTGTTCGACTGACAACATTCTCAGTAGTTCTTCTTGGCTACAATGACCTCTCTGTAGATCAACATCATTTCTGTAGGCAGCTTCAGTAGAAGTTCTTCCGTCAAGACTATTCCTCTCATTCTGTGAATCCAAACAATATGCagtctcatttttctttctaagaGAACCTTTTGGCCTACCACGCATATTTCTGACCTTACCAAACTTGTTTCTAGCTTTATTAGCAATGCTTTTCATCTTATTTTTAGATCCTTTTGGTCGACCGCGCTTTGGTTTAACAGAGCTTTTATCATTTTGAACCTCATCTTGAGCAAGGGTTTGGTTAGGTGTTTCCTGGTCCCTGTCACTAGCAAGAGTGGCTTTGTCATTGTCCAAACCAATTGGCTTACCAATGTCACTTCCATGATCTTTCTGTTCCTCACCCACAGCACAAGTTGCTTTATCACTTTCTTTATTAGCAAACCTAACTTCATCAACCATGTCCTGAAATGCTAGTTTTATCTTCTTgttccttgagcccttaggtcgaCCACCCCTAACTACTGGTTGGGTATACTCAATATGTTCCTGACACAGATTGCTCAGCATTTTATTTTCCAAACCTTCCCTTGTAATCCCACCTGCTCCTTCAAGAATAGAAGCACACACAAGGGACTTCCTTTTCTTCATTGAACCCTTTGGTCGACCACACTTCTTAGGTCCTGCAATCTCACAATCCGCAGAACCGGCAACTTCTTGACTAACCTGCACAATATTCTTCTGTTTATTTTTGGAACCCTTTGGGCGACCACACTTCTTAGGTCCAGCAATCTTGCAGTCACCACCACTAGCAGCTTTTTTACTAACCTCCATAATATTGTTTACTTTATTCTTTGAACCTCTTGGTCTACCACGCTTTTTAGGTCTTACAATCTCACCAGCACCAGAACCTTCATTGTTACAATCCACAGTATTCTTCAATTTATTTAATGAGCCCTTTGGTCGACCCAGCTTCTTATCTCCTCCAATCTCACCAGCAGCTTCATCACCAGCCTCCatgatatttttctttctaCATTTTGAACTTTTTGGCCTACCATGCTTCTTTGGTCCTACAATCTTAACAGCAACTACATTACCAACATGCTCAACTCTCCTAATTTTGTTCTTTGAAACCTTTGGTCGGCCACTCTTCTCTGCCCTTGCAGTCTCACCCAGATCTGCAACTTCATCACTAGACTTATCTTTCTCTCCTGAAAGAACTGCAATTTCAATCCCTAAATCTGTGACACTGCTCATTCCAATAGTACCTGCATTATCATCACCACCAACACTTTGTCCATCCAAGGCGGTGCTAAGCTGTTTATTGTCATTCTCATTCTTGGAACCCTTAGGCCGGCCTCTTTTAGACAGTGGCCTCAATGCTTCACATCTTGCCTCTTCATTGGTGGTACCTCCTCGGCTTAATAACAGTCCTATTTCCTCTTCGAAGCCAAGAGCTGACATCTTGTAATTTGACCCAGGTCCCTCTTTGTTACTATCATTTTCACCTTCAAAACATGGATTTTCCACAAACCCACCAACTTCATCTCTAAATCCATGAGTATTTTCACCACTCAAACCCTCAAAGCCTGTAACATCACCAATGAAAATCACATCTTCTGCACAACCCCTGTCTTTACAAAGAAGTGCTTGAAAACTCCCAAAACCTGGTTCTTCACCAATCAGGCTCTCTATTCCTTCAGAAGGAAGACCAAGACGATCATTTACACAAACATTCCTACCAGCCACACATCCATGATCTTCATTGCCAACATTTCTAAAGGCACCTAAACCAGCAACTGCATTTCTATCCTCAGCATATTCGACTCCATAATCACCAAGAACCTGACCCATACGTCCACATCCTTCCCCAAATCCACCAGAATGAACTTGTTGACCCTCCTCTCCTTTGTCCTGAAGGTTAAGACTTTCACAACCAAGATTAAGATTCACTCCAGCATCCCCTTCAGATACACCACAAAGCCCAGTAAATTCGTCAACGACAGTGGGAGTACCATTTGGATCACCAAACAGCTCTTTACAACCATcatcaacaaccccattttctGAATTATCTACAGGTTTTCTTCTTCCGCTTCTCCTTTTAGGGGTTATACCAGAAGCACCTTCCTTCCACCTCTCAGTTTTTTTCTGGTTATACAGAAAATGCCTCTCACACACGGATTTTCCACTCAGAGCCCTCTCCGTGCATCTCCACCCCGGTGGCGCTTTTCTGCCGCACCGCCTGCACTCCTCACCTGTTTCATCCATTCAGCGACAAAAATGAGAAGGGAAATTTATTGGAATTCCTACGCTCTCAGCTCCAATTTTGAATCACAAAAACGAAAATTTGGACACTAAGGTAAGGACTTTGGGCATGTTTGGAAAACCCTTATACGCCGTTGGTTCTGAAGTCAGAATTCAGAATCAATTGAGGTAAAACTTCTCTtgtgaatttcaaaattgattacCATTAACGAAAAACAAGAACTTGAAAGTAATGGTGGATTAGAaaagtaaaagaagaaaaaggaaagcaCAGCACAATGTACTGTCAATGGAGAGTGGACTAGACTAGACTGAACATGACAGCAAAGCGAgagggaaaagagagagaaggtgTTGTGTACTTGTGTTAGAAATTGGAATGCAGTCACGACAAAGTTTGCGAGTGCCGATGGTACTACGAAACATACAAGTACCAATTAGAGTATTTCAAATGTTAGttcttactccctccgtccctaattataagctaaagttgtaaaaatcacacttattaagaaagccttaattgatgcattggttttcaaaaaaaatgtacaactttctatgtttacccctatttatgataacactttttcatcattgtactactaatggtggtgctccactaccaataaatgcaaggtgaatatggaaagaaatattaacttttgcaaggttagcttatatttagtgactcaaaaaaagtctcaatgttagcttataattagggacggagggagtagtttttATTACTGTTCAGGTGGTCTTGTACGGGCACATGTGCTTAAGTAATTCTTTGCAGATTttactccaaccatgagttcttatttcttaattCTTAACACTATTTATCTGGCGTTGGGAGAAAGAAAAATCAGATGATAATCGTTACCAAGGGGGGTCGGAATCGGTATCAGGGGGAGCGATGAAGAGGGGAGTGGGTACTCTGAGGAGCGGAGCCTACCTCGTCGTAGCTGTTTCTGACCCATTTAGACTGAACTGAGCATAAATTAGGGAGGCCGTAGATGAAAGCCTCTTCAGTAAACTCTTTCCGCTTCTGAATCTGGATGGCGGCTTTGGTTGGAGAAgaccattatattaatattttttatttccaaataatttaaatttaaatttaaatgctaattcaatacttaaattaaatgaatgaaagagaaaaaattattttttatactaagaactcaaaaagtaaaacttcttatataagaacctagtacttatttttaagaactaagaacttcacGTCATCTCCTCCCGTGGTTAAGaacttagttcttagttcttaactcaaaaataagaactaagaacttgcattggagatgctcttatgaGCGCTTTTGCTCTGCTTTTGGTCTAAGTAACTTTGTTTATTATTCCCTCTGTTCCTAATTATTAGACGTgatacaaaaaattgcgcttctaaaggaagcattaaatgtgtctaattagtgtattggtttttAAAAAATGCAAACATTCTTTCATAAATATCATTTGTCATTTTCTATCACTAGTAGACATGGCATTGATGATAGATTATTGTAAaatgtcttatatttaggaacatgaaaaatgtaaaattaGGTCTTACAATTAGGACCCCGATGGAGTATTTTGGAGTACCATTGGAGCAATATGACATGGTATTTCTGGTAGCTTAAATTTTAGCAACGTTCTTTAAATAAGCAATGGTTGCTTATTCTCTCTGCttgcttttgattaaaaaattatattttatctttcattTATGAACTAATACGTTTGTGCAAAATTGGTATACtttcttagctcatttgaataataatagcattgaaattcggttatactttctctctctaagcggttagagtttctctctctaagtatTCGCATCACCTtcctcatactttgggtactaccttcgcTCTCTATGTTCTAACACgaaacatttggcgccgtctgtggggaacggtagatttcgattcccggactatgTGGATCGTGATTCGGTTGAGTGAAGCTCGTTTCTCTGTGCGATTTCTCTccagtttttttttatggatcGTGATTTTGTTCCCGCGCGATTCGCAATTTGATTTCGAGAAGTTCAAGTTTCTGTGAAAATTGGTGcggttcagaggcttgtggttgAATTCTCGGTTCGTCAACAGAACCTGATGGAGCCATCTCGCCGACGACGTGGCAAGGAACCAGAGCGAAGTTACATTTCTTCCCCGCGCACCACGAGGTTGGATAGACATCGTCGTGCAGAAGCACGTCGAGCGTTAAGTGGCGACTTGAAGATGCAAAATGAGTGTTTACAAGAGCAGTTGAGGTACTATCACCTCCAGCAGTGgaatcaagaggaggaggaagctgcGGCTACGGCCGGAACCAAGCCTTTCTCGGCGGCAGTACGAGAGGTGACTGTACCGGACGGCATGACGAACCTCGTGTTGGAGGCGTACGACGGACAAACCAGTCCAAAGGATCATCTGTCCCGTTTTGATGCGAAGATGGCGAAGTACGCGGTTTCCGACGCTGTGAAATGCAGGATGCTTCCATCAACGTTTCAAGGCGAGGCAAAGGAATGGTTCACGAATCTGCCTCCAGGATCCATAGCTAAGTTCCGtgatttctcatcaaaattccttgaCCCTTTCTCAGCAAGGATGGTCGAGGATCTGTTTGATATTCGGCAGGAGGAACGTGAAACCTTGAAACAATATGTGAAACGATACAGTGCCATATCCGCGAGGTTCGAGGAATTACAGCCACGCGTGTGCGCTTTCAAAGACGGTTTGGCCCGGGGAGACTTTTATTGCGAGCTTAGTAGGGAGCTGGCATGCTCAATAGTGGAAGTCCGCGCCCGAGCGCAGGACTACATCttgaaagaagaaattgaaGTGCACGAGAGGAAAGGCGAGCGAGCGGCAAAGGTGTCGCTGACAAGGAAGAGGAtacaagacaaggaagcaagTCGCGAGCAAAGGTTTGGGGAAGTTGACCGGTTCATAAAAAAGGACGGCTACTCCGCCCGAAAACGAGGGATAGAAAGCACTGGTGCCCTCGCCGAGAAACGAAGGTAAGCCAGCGAATGAGGTCGCAGGGATGCTCAAACAAGGAGTTAGAAAAGTTACTTCTCGAGGCGGAAATTGAGAACATGAACAGAGTCGACGAGCGTAGAAAGGACCCCGGAAGTGAGGCGAGGAATCCGCCgaggtggtgtgagtaccacaaccTAGAGGGCCATAACACCATCGACTGTTACATGCTGAAGGGTCGAATCAGGCAGCTGATCAGGGCGAAACGGCCGCAAGAGGCGAAGGGGAGggaatttgaagaagctgaTGGCGGCGAGGGCGGAGGAACGGTTGAAGCAACGAACACAATCGCTGGAGGTTTCGAAGTTTGCAACGACGTATCGGCGGTGGGCCGGGAGACAGTGGGGGCGACAACATCGATACAGGTGTATCCAGAACCATTTGGGTGCCCACATCCCAACATAGTGATATCGACCGCGGATTTCGAGGGAATTAAGGCCCATACGGACGATCCGGTagtggtaatggtaagaataAAAGGTTTCAATGTACATAGGGTGCTTTTAGACCAGGGCAGCTCGGCAGATATAATCTATGAGGACACATTCAGACAGATGGGGCTGACGGACAAGGATTTAAAGCCATACGCGGGAAGTTTGGTAGGTTTCTCCGGGAAACAAGTTCAGGTACGTGGCTACGCAGAGTTGGATACAGTTTTCGGTGTAGGCGAGGACGCTGAGCTCTTGAGGATAAAATATTTGGTCTTACAAGTCGCGGCAGCTTATAACGACATCATAGGGCGAGGTACTTTAAATCGCCTCCATGCAGTGATATCTACGGCCCACCTTGCGGTAAAATATCCCCTACTTTGCGGAAGGATAGGGAAACTGGCAGTAGACCAAAAGGGGGCGAGGAAGTGCCATAGCCattgcctcaacctgtatggcaGAAAAGGAGCTGGCGACGGGCACAAGTGCCACGAGATTGGGACGTCTGAAGGCGGTGAAGGCGAACAAGAGCGTTTGGGAGCACAGAGCCAGAGTGACGGCGACGAAAGGAAGGGGAGGAATCAGGGCGAAGAATCCCGTAGGATAAGAGAAGGCAAGCTCTACGCTCAAAAAGATAATGAGTGGTATGACGAGGACTGGGACATGAACGCTACCAGTAGAGGAATACTGACAATCGAGCCCAGACTCACCAAGGACCAAGAACAACGCTTGAGTGAACTCGTAGAAGATAACGTTGACCTCTTCAATTGGGGGAAAAGAGGAACTGTTTGTGGGGAGCCGCCTGCATTTGCTTGGCCCCCTCGGAAGACAGGAAAAGGAGAAACTCATCGCCAGACCATGaatgaaggaaagaaaagagcACAAGGAAGAGGTAACAAGAGGGAGGCCGAGTGACTAGGGGATGTGGGCGGAAGACCAACAAAGTCAGCTCGACCCGCCAATCGCGAAGAAGAACGGGGACATATCCCTCGCCACGGCGGGAAAGGCAAAGAGGGCGAGGAAGACAGGACGCTGGGAGTTATACTTTGATCGAGAAGGAAACCCAAAAAGCAAGgaccaaaataaagatgcactctttttctccgacacaggagttttttaacgaggcatcccttgatgtaaaatttaaacaaatcaaatacaaaaggatattcttagcaatactcctaactatcGAACTGAGACagcagcctggtgggaaaaattccctgaaggtggcgatcccaacacgaccttgatgtctggggatcgctccggaaagtccggcgctgaccgtagcccctgcaggcgacgtgtgcggatgagcTTCCCGCCGCCACCCGTTGGCGGTGTGCGCGAATAAGCTctttatccaaagaacctccccgaaatatgggcgagtcgaGTCTTCCCCAAACGCGGgaagcatttttaactaggccaaAAGTCTCAGGTAaactcatatggccattgggccccgagcaactgtaagtccccacctaataaggctggaggggccgcacctgctcttacgggaaatattggtgtaaacaaaagcctcggtaaaataccgagcgaaagtcctagttacACGTAGCACACTCTCGAAAAATTACTCACGCAAAACTGGGAGGCTAGcactgaaaacacgtgctaAACGGTGATGAACAAAAGGCGAAGATAAATAGCGGGCCGCCCGCCTCGCCCGCTTAACTATCCTTCGctcatttaattattcatttattcctTCATTTATCTGTTTATATTGGGGCGATTTACTAACTCGATTATTTGTTTGCTCATATGTTCATAATAGTGCACGTCAAAACAATTCGggaaacaaaacttttattcaaatacttgacttaatacatttaaaatGGGGGGTCTCTCCTCATTTTCCTACATTCTTTGCGCTGCTCTTTCCTCTCAAGCTCCAACCGGTATTGCATGTACTCTAAGTTTCAGAGTTTCCGGCTCAACTCCTGCTTCTCAGGACCTCCTTCCACCGTCTCCAGAGCTGTTATCACCGTTTCTTTCTCCTCTAGCAGATCCAGCTCCCGCCGGCAGAGCTcttgaatttcctccacgaagcagagaaaATCTCGGAGGATAGCGTCCATCTCAGAGTTCGTGGCCGGTGGTCAACGGTGAACCGTTGGAACGTGGGGAAGAAGCACTTGGGTAGACGTTTGAAATTCCCTAAGAGGAACGTCCCGCATAGTTTATCTCCCGGCGGGAGGCGTACAATTAAGACTCCTAGCAAAAGCAGTAAAAACTTGGGATAACTTGGGGTCCtcattcgaaaaaaaaaaaaaggaagaccCTTGGTACAAAGATAACAAAGATAATCTAAGGACTCCTAGCATTTTGAGTTGGCTCTACGTGTTCTTCCGTCAGGAAACGCTCGGCGACGAAGCCTGGAGGATCGTCGGGCCCGACCAATCTTGTGGGTGTAACCCTCTTAAATGCTCCCACCTGGCTGAGATCAATCAGAGGATGGAGATGTTCGACTTGGGCTTTGGCAAG
This is a stretch of genomic DNA from Lotus japonicus ecotype B-129 chromosome 1, LjGifu_v1.2. It encodes these proteins:
- the LOC130744643 gene encoding uncharacterized protein LOC130744643, with product MFRSTIGTRKLCRDCIPISNTSEECRRCGRKAPPGWRCTERALSGKSVCERHFLYNQKKTERWKEGASGITPKRRSGRRKPVDNSENGVVDDGCKELFGDPNGTPTVVDEFTGLCGVSEGDAGVNLNLGCESLNLQDKGEEGQQVHSGGFGEGCGRMGQVLGDYGVEYAEDRNAVAGLGAFRNVGNEDHGCVAGRNVCVNDRLGLPSEGIESLIGEEPGFGSFQALLCKDRGCAEDVIFIGDVTGFEGLSGENTHGFRDEVGGFVENPCFEGENDSNKEGPGSNYKMSALGFEEEIGLLLSRGGTTNEEARCEALRPLSKRGRPKGSKNENDNKQLSTALDGQSVGGDDNAGTIGMSSVTDLGIEIAVLSGEKDKSSDEVADLGETARAEKSGRPKVSKNKIRRVEHVGNVVAVKIVGPKKHGRPKSSKCRKKNIMEAGDEAAGEIGGDKKLGRPKGSLNKLKNTVDCNNEGSGAGEIVRPKKRGRPRGSKNKVNNIMEVSKKAASGGDCKIAGPKKCGRPKGSKNKQKNIVQVSQEVAGSADCEIAGPKKCGRPKGSMKKRKSLVCASILEGAGGITREGLENKMLSNLCQEHIEYTQPVVRGGRPKGSRNKKIKLAFQDMVDEVRFANKESDKATCAVGEEQKDHGSDIGKPIGLDNDKATLASDRDQETPNQTLAQDEVQNDKSSVKPKRGRPKGSKNKMKSIANKARNKFGKVRNMRGRPKGSLRKKNETAYCLDSQNERNSLDGRTSTEAAYRNDVDLQRGHCSQEELLRMLSVEHKNIQGVGVEETIDYGLRSSGLMGDTERKKETRILRCHQCWRNSWSGVVICAKCKRKQYCYECITKWYPGKTREEIEIACPFCLGNCNCRLCLKKDISVMTGSGEADTGVILQKLLYLLNKTLPLLQHIQREQISEMEVEASMHGSPLMEEDIQLSVIDNDDRVYCDNCNTSIVNFHRSCPNPNCRYDLCLTCCMELRNGLHYEDIPASGNEETIDEPPITSAWRAEINGRIPCPPKARGGCGTSILSLRRLFEANWVNKLVRNAEELTIQYHPPSVDLLVGCLQCHRFVVDLAQNSVRKAASRETNHDNFLYCPDAVDMGDTEYEHFQRHWIRGEPVIVRNVFEKASGLSWHPMVMWRAFRGANKILKEEPTTFKAIDCLDWCEVQINIFQFFKGYLEGRRYRNGWPEMLKLKDWPPSNSFEECFPRHGAEFIAMLPFSDYTHPKFGILNLATKLPAVLKPDLGPKTYIAYGSLEELSRGDSVTKLHCDISDAVNILTHTEEVKAPLWQPKIIKKLQKKYEAEDMRDLYGRINKTVVSHRSKHKKCRTGISMDPKIPENDDTMGRNSNLRGSQSNEEIVVNELSTRSSSLGESRSDSAACVQGFSESSESKSVLNAGKDCEWMHYDVNNGKQWCSSPGDGSFKGISLQEDMKFKTCTDVDYEKRRVIDVDLNKEKFCFKDHTGSLFVDLNFSTPPARVNQEHQRNFSVCENMADSNSISKEGTVVGNFFPLDESHEQDLGNDTKKNPNASECNQPCTGKGETIFFNRSSSSVMPCSKIQIDKTVPVKNDISSNNFFQNDDHMETQFGSAVWDIFRRQDVPKLTEYLKKHHKEFRHANNLPVDSVTHPIHDQILYLNEKHKRQLKKEYGIEPWTFEQHLGEAVFIPAGCPHQVRNRKSCMKVALDFVSPENVQECVRLTEEFRMLPKGHRSKEDKLEIKKMALYATDIAITEATKLMGAK